The following proteins are co-located in the Triticum aestivum cultivar Chinese Spring chromosome 1A, IWGSC CS RefSeq v2.1, whole genome shotgun sequence genome:
- the LOC123059868 gene encoding probable methyltransferase PMT23, translated as MAVPSADRKRRPFLLSLSLFLLLSALLVLLVLFLDSSAQSLPFLPSRPSRLSPPSSHPHQQHSPTPVPTPGGSSDPQPNGPAAAAAEAEEKADASRPNAPTPVAGGSGTSTPSRTADDSSDAAAVDADATAVDAAGVDGSEAEDDGAVAEVRWETCKVRRGVSATDYIPCLDNIRAIKALRSRRHMEHRERHCPAPPPRCLVRMPAGYRLPVPWPRSRDMIWYNNVPHPKLVEYKKDQNWVTKSGDYLVFPGGGTQFKDGVARYIQFVEQIMPTIQWGTHTRTVLDVGCGVASFGGYLLDRNVITMSLAPKDEHEAQIQFALERGIPAFLGVIGTQKLPFPDNAFDVVHCARCRVHWYANGGKPLLELNRVLRPGGFFVWSATPVYRKEQRDQDDWNAMVTLTKSMCWRTVVKSEDINGIGVVIYQKPTSNSCYLERKTDEPHLCSKKDGSRFPWYAPLDSCILPSAVSSSDETSNSPLLWPERLIRYASLPDDSATIEKFDADTKYWKQVISEVYYNDFPVNWSSVRNVMDMNAGYGGFAAALVDKALWVMNVVPIGQSDTLPVIFSRGLIGVYHDWCESFNTYPRTYDVLHMSDLLGSLTKRCDILEVAAEVDRILRPGRWLVLKDTMDMMKKMRPILRSLHYETVIVKRQFLVATKSFWRPR; from the exons ATGGCCGTCCCCTCCGCCGACCGCAAGCGGCGCCCCTTCCTCCTCTcgctctccctcttcctcctcctctccgcgctgctcgtcctcctcgtcctcttcctcgacTCCTCCGCGCAGtccctccccttcctcccctcccgCCCCTCCCGCCTCTCGCCCCCCTCCTCCCATCCCCACCAGCAGCACAGCCCAACCCCAGTTCCCACCCCCGGAGGCTCGTCCGACCCGCAACCAAACGGCCCAGCCGCTGCCGCTGCAGAAGCAGAAGAGAAGGCCGACGCATCGCGGCCAAACGCCCCCACCCCCGTCGCAGGGGGCAGCGGAACCAGCACCCCGTCACGGACAGCCGACGACAGCAGCGACGCGGCGGCAGTCGACGCGGATGCCACAGCCGTAGATGCGGCGGGAGTGGATGGCAGCGAGGCTGAGGACGACGGCGCGGTGGCGGAGGTGAGGTGGGAGACGTGCAAGGTCAGGAGGGGGGTGTCGGCCACGGACTACATCCCGTGCCTCGACAACATCAGGGCAATCAAGGCACTGCGCTCCAGGCGGCACATGGAGCACCGGGAGCGCcactgccccgcgccgccgcccaggTGCCTGGTGCGAATGCCTGCGGGTTACCGGCTCCCCGTGCCGTGGCCGCGCAGCCGTGACATG ATTTGGTACAACAATGTTCCTCACCCAAAACTGGTGGAATATAAGAAGGATCAGAACTGGGTTACAAAGTCTGGTGATTATCTTGTTTTCCCTGGAGGTGGAACTCAATTTAAAGATGGTGTTGCAAGATACATACAGTTTGTAGAACAG ATAATGCCTACCATTCAATGGGGAACACATACGAGAACTGTCCTGGATGTTGGATGTGGTGTTGCCAGCTTTGGTGGATACCTGCTTGACAGGAATGTCATTACTATGTCATTGGCCCCTAAAGATGAGCATGAAGCTCAGATACAGTTTGCATTAGAGCGTGGAATTCCAGCATTTCTAGGAGTAATCGGAACTCAAAAGCTCCCTTTCCCTGATAATGCATTTGATGTGGTCCATTGCGCAAGGTGCAGGGTCCATTGGTATGCAAATG GTGGAAAACCACTACTGGAGCTTAACAGAGTGCTAAGGCCTGGAGGATTTTTCGTTTGGTCTGCAACACCTGTCTATCgtaaagaacaaagagatcaagatgACTGGAATG CAATGGTTACTCTGACCAAATCAATGTGCTGGAGGACAGTTGTAAAATCTGAAGATATTAATGGAATTGGTGTTGTTATATATCAAAAACCGACCTCAAATTCTTGCTACCTTGAGAGGAAAACCGATGAACCCCACCTGTGTTCCAAGAAAGATGGATCACGTTTTCCTTG GTATGCTCCTCTTGATAGTTGCATTTTGCCATCTGCTGTTTCCAGTTCAGATGAAACAAGCAATTCCCCCCTTCTGTGGCCTGAAAGACTTATCAGATACGCTAGTCTGCCTGATGATTCTGCTACTATCGAGAAGTTTGATGCTGATACTAAGTATTGGAAACAAGTCATTTCAGAAGTATATTATAATGACTTTCCAGTTAATTGGTCAAGTGTCCGTAATGTAATGGACATGAATGCTGGTTATGGAGG GTTTGCAGCAGCACTTGTTGATAAAGCATTATGGGTTATGAATGTTGTACCTATTGGCCAGTCAGATACTTTGCCAGTAATTTTTAGCCGAGGTTTGATTGGGGTATATCATGATTGGTGCGAATCTTTCAACACATACCCAAGAACCTATGATGTTCTTCACATGAGTGATCTCCTTGGAAGTCTTACAAAGAG GTGTGACATCCTTGAAGTAGCAGCCGAAGTTGACCGGATAT